Proteins from a single region of Halorubrum sp. 2020YC2:
- a CDS encoding AarF/ABC1/UbiB kinase family protein gives MVTLVNLRAYWRFVVVLRQFSPLIIAYWRDSRRYFLFGGSREVDAETQRERAAVLLDILLTLGPTFIKLGQILSTRPDILPPAYIEVLEGLQDDVPPAPWEESKVVLEDEFGPVDETFDDFDREPISGASLGQVYTAQYEGESVAVKVRRPGIESLVEADLRTIRWSIPLVKRFTGAGRAFSLENLADEFAKTIREEMDYARERAMLEEIRGNFAGNDEIRIPETYESVSGPRVLTMEYVPGAKISDLDALDEAGHDRTQIAETLQEVYLQMIIEDGVFHADPHPGNLAVADDGSVIFYDFGMAGRVDPFVQEKIVEFYVAVARQDIDAILDTLVSMGTLSPEADREVMGNVMELAIADASGEDIEQYQVNQIIEQVESTIYEFPLRLPPNLALVLRVATVVEGVCVTLDPEFDFISTATDYLREEGYYEQTARDLAEDAGRQVQQTTEALFTVPPKADEFLDRANRDDLTVNVVLEDDTKVLEKLAMRIAYSVLLAVGVLSATILYSFAENLRLALVVLALAAPLAIALYRSFRKKRGLRATPQFTRQGMKNRRDD, from the coding sequence GTGGTCACGCTGGTCAACCTTCGCGCGTACTGGCGGTTCGTCGTCGTTCTGCGGCAGTTCTCGCCGCTCATCATCGCCTACTGGCGCGACAGCCGGCGCTACTTCCTGTTCGGCGGGAGCCGCGAGGTCGACGCCGAGACCCAGCGCGAGCGCGCCGCGGTGCTGCTCGACATCCTGCTCACGCTCGGGCCGACGTTCATCAAGCTCGGGCAGATCCTCTCCACGCGGCCCGACATCCTCCCGCCCGCGTACATCGAGGTGTTGGAGGGGCTCCAAGACGACGTTCCCCCCGCGCCGTGGGAGGAGTCGAAGGTCGTCCTCGAAGACGAGTTCGGCCCGGTGGACGAGACGTTCGACGACTTCGACCGCGAGCCGATAAGCGGCGCGAGTCTCGGACAGGTGTACACCGCGCAGTACGAGGGCGAGTCCGTCGCGGTGAAGGTGCGCCGCCCCGGCATCGAGTCGCTCGTCGAGGCGGACCTCCGGACGATCCGATGGTCGATCCCGCTCGTCAAGCGCTTCACCGGCGCCGGCCGCGCGTTCTCTCTAGAGAACCTCGCGGACGAGTTCGCGAAGACGATCCGCGAGGAGATGGACTACGCCCGCGAGCGGGCGATGCTCGAAGAGATCCGCGGCAACTTCGCCGGCAACGACGAGATCCGGATCCCCGAGACGTACGAGTCGGTCTCCGGACCGCGCGTGCTCACGATGGAGTACGTCCCGGGCGCGAAGATCAGCGACCTCGACGCGCTCGATGAGGCGGGCCACGACCGGACCCAGATCGCGGAGACGCTCCAGGAGGTGTACCTCCAGATGATCATCGAGGACGGCGTGTTCCACGCCGACCCCCACCCGGGGAACCTCGCGGTCGCGGACGACGGCTCGGTGATCTTCTACGACTTCGGGATGGCGGGCCGGGTCGACCCGTTCGTCCAGGAGAAGATAGTCGAGTTCTACGTCGCGGTCGCGCGCCAGGACATCGACGCCATCCTCGACACGCTGGTCTCGATGGGGACGCTCTCGCCGGAGGCCGACCGCGAAGTGATGGGCAACGTGATGGAACTGGCCATCGCGGACGCCAGCGGCGAGGACATCGAGCAGTATCAGGTGAACCAGATCATCGAACAGGTGGAGTCGACCATCTACGAGTTCCCGCTGCGGCTCCCGCCGAACCTCGCTTTGGTCCTCCGGGTCGCCACCGTCGTCGAGGGGGTCTGCGTCACGCTCGACCCCGAGTTCGACTTCATCTCGACCGCGACCGACTACCTCCGCGAGGAGGGGTACTACGAGCAGACCGCCCGCGACCTCGCGGAGGACGCCGGCCGGCAGGTGCAACAGACCACCGAGGCGCTGTTCACGGTCCCGCCGAAGGCCGACGAGTTCCTCGACCGCGCCAACCGCGACGACCTGACCGTCAACGTCGTGTTGGAAGACGACACGAAGGTCTTAGAGAAGCTGGCGATGCGGATCGCCTACTCGGTGCTGCTCGCGGTCGGCGTCCTCTCCGCGACGATCCTCTACTCGTTCGCGGAGAACTTGCGGCTCGCGCTTGTCGTCCTCGCCTTGGCCGCGCCGCTCGCGATCGCCTTATACCGGTCGTTCCGGAAGAAGCGCGGCCTCCGCGCCACGCCGCAGTTCACCAGACAGGGCATGAA
- a CDS encoding Hsp20/alpha crystallin family protein, with the protein MSALRDALRDLPDAVFADLLESDEGYVLVVDLPGATAETTEVLVEDGRIEIEGRREKAVPEGFEYVREDRPLFLDAELPLPNDADGGGADAEIDRGVLEISLPKRDRDVSRAIPVDDADDEGGA; encoded by the coding sequence ATGTCAGCGCTACGCGACGCGCTCCGGGACCTCCCGGACGCGGTGTTTGCGGACCTACTCGAGTCCGACGAGGGGTACGTCCTCGTCGTCGACCTCCCGGGCGCGACCGCCGAGACCACCGAGGTGCTCGTCGAGGACGGGCGCATCGAGATCGAGGGCCGCCGCGAGAAGGCGGTCCCGGAGGGGTTCGAGTACGTCCGCGAGGACCGACCGCTGTTCCTCGACGCGGAGCTCCCGCTCCCCAACGACGCCGACGGCGGCGGGGCCGACGCCGAGATCGACCGCGGCGTCCTCGAGATCTCCCTCCCGAAGCGGGACCGCGACGTCTCCCGGGCCATCCCCGTCGACGACGCGGACGACGAGGGCGGCGCCTGA
- a CDS encoding DUF2391 domain-containing protein, with amino-acid sequence MVDSDEPDAATGRAGGSDGAGGAADPAHGPENPDINDLLATLDALSDTVDEGHEREKVRQTISLVERMPGTGALAQRITKYTSRDLAESFVGAVLFALPLLVEGGVFEIAAWFAATTVAGVPVLLVGHVGFVLLATAGLLYFADFRQITIRHPILGVIPRRYAGVLLVSLTTSSLMLLFWGRLHEGDPTALERLGRIAVVWAAAAFGAGLGDILPGESQGEDLGKFDLDIGDDD; translated from the coding sequence ATGGTCGACAGCGACGAGCCCGACGCGGCCACGGGCCGGGCGGGCGGATCGGACGGAGCGGGCGGGGCGGCCGACCCCGCGCACGGTCCCGAGAACCCGGACATCAACGACCTGCTCGCGACGCTCGACGCCCTCAGCGATACCGTCGACGAGGGCCACGAGCGCGAGAAGGTGAGACAGACGATATCGCTCGTCGAGCGGATGCCCGGGACCGGGGCGCTCGCCCAGCGGATCACCAAGTACACCTCCCGGGACCTGGCCGAGTCGTTCGTCGGGGCGGTGCTGTTCGCGCTCCCGCTGCTCGTCGAGGGCGGGGTCTTCGAGATCGCGGCCTGGTTCGCCGCGACCACCGTCGCCGGCGTCCCGGTCCTCCTGGTCGGTCACGTCGGCTTCGTCCTCCTCGCGACCGCCGGCCTGCTCTACTTCGCGGACTTCCGACAGATCACGATCAGACACCCGATCCTCGGCGTCATCCCCCGCCGGTACGCGGGCGTCCTCCTCGTCTCCCTGACCACGTCGTCGCTCATGCTGCTGTTCTGGGGCCGGCTCCACGAGGGCGACCCCACCGCGCTCGAACGGCTCGGCCGGATCGCGGTCGTCTGGGCCGCGGCCGCCTTCGGCGCCGGGCTCGGGGACATCCTCCCCGGCGAGTCGCAGGGCGAGGACCTCGGGAAGTTCGACCTCGACATCGGGGACGACGACTGA
- a CDS encoding alpha/beta hydrolase — MERVTHDGRETAYRRFDRGGDGPTVCFVHGSGGTKDVWKSQARLADRFPGVAVDLSGHGDSGDVTTPAGRETLDAYADDVVAVVEATDATVVCGNSLGGAVALWIASERDLALDGLALAGTGAKLAVADSLREALADDFDRAVSLLHEPDRLFHDAPAEYVELSEASMRACGRAVTERDFLTCHRFDVRDRLDAVDVPALALVGAHDGLTPPAYHEYLAAEIPAGEWTELPDAAHLAMLERPAAFNEALSEFLDRL; from the coding sequence ATGGAGCGGGTCACCCACGACGGGCGCGAGACGGCGTACCGCCGCTTCGACCGCGGCGGCGACGGGCCGACGGTCTGTTTCGTCCACGGCAGCGGCGGCACGAAAGACGTCTGGAAGTCGCAGGCGCGGCTCGCGGATCGGTTCCCGGGCGTCGCCGTCGATCTCTCGGGGCACGGCGACAGCGGCGACGTGACGACGCCGGCGGGCCGCGAGACGCTCGACGCGTACGCGGACGACGTCGTCGCGGTCGTGGAGGCGACGGACGCGACCGTGGTCTGCGGCAACTCGCTGGGCGGCGCGGTCGCGCTGTGGATCGCCTCGGAGCGCGACCTCGCGCTCGACGGCCTCGCCCTCGCGGGCACGGGTGCGAAGCTCGCCGTGGCCGACTCCCTGCGCGAGGCGCTCGCGGACGACTTCGACCGGGCGGTCTCGCTGCTCCACGAGCCGGACCGGCTGTTCCACGACGCGCCCGCGGAGTACGTCGAGCTCTCGGAGGCGTCCATGCGCGCGTGCGGGCGAGCGGTCACCGAGCGCGACTTCCTGACGTGCCACCGGTTCGACGTCCGCGACCGCCTCGACGCGGTCGACGTGCCGGCGCTCGCGCTCGTCGGCGCGCACGACGGACTCACCCCGCCGGCGTACCACGAGTACCTGGCCGCGGAGATTCCGGCGGGAGAGTGGACCGAACTCCCCGACGCCGCCCACCTCGCGATGCTCGAACGGCCGGCCGCGTTCAACGAGGCGCTCTCCGAGTTCCTCGACCGGTTGTAG
- a CDS encoding Hsp20/alpha crystallin family protein has product MNHIQTRSTGDGALLRRYEYDDGWIVAADLGVDDETVTVDTVGGTAIVVVEGPDGPVESEFELPGTAADAVVNNGVLTVEGER; this is encoded by the coding sequence ATGAATCACATACAGACCCGATCGACCGGCGACGGCGCGCTGCTCCGTCGGTACGAGTACGACGACGGCTGGATCGTCGCTGCCGACCTCGGCGTCGACGACGAGACCGTCACCGTCGACACCGTCGGCGGGACCGCGATCGTCGTCGTGGAGGGACCGGACGGGCCGGTCGAATCGGAGTTCGAACTGCCCGGAACGGCCGCCGACGCGGTCGTGAACAACGGCGTGCTCACCGTGGAGGGCGAGCGATGA
- a CDS encoding CDC48 family AAA ATPase, giving the protein MKLTVKPLKQKDAGRRLAAIDRVAADELGLSGGDIVRVEGADGAAVARVWPGYPEDDGTGVIRIDGRLRQEADVGIDDRVTVEDVDVSRADAVTIAFPSQLRVRGQIAPFIRDKLSGQPVTEGQTIRTSLGFGLMGGQSQAVPMKIAETSPGGTVVITDETEISISEISAEEIADRDDAAGGTGEGPDVTYEDIGGLDDELEQVREMIELPMRHPELFKRLGIDPPKGVLLHGPPGTGKTLIAKAVANEIDANFHTISGPEIMSKYYGESEEQLREVFEEASEESPSIIFMDELDSIAPKREEAGGDVERRVVAQLLSLMDGLEERGEVVVIGATNRVDAIDQALRRGGRFDREIEVGVPDRDGRKEILQVHTRNMPLTDGIDLDEYAENTHGFVGADLESLAKESAMHALRRIRPEIDLESDEIDADVLNSIQVTEADFKEAIKGIEPSALREVFVEVPDTTWEDVGGLEDTKERLRETIQWPLEYPEVFEELDMQAAKGVLMYGPPGTGKTLLAKAVANESESNFISIKGPELLNKYVGESEKGVREVFSKARENAPTIVFFDEIDSIATERGKNSGDSGVGERVVSQLLTELDGLESLEDVVVIATTNRPDLIDSALLRPGRLDRHVHVPVPDETARRRIFEVHTRDKPLADDVDLDALARKTDGYVGADIEAVAREASMNASREFIGSVTREEVGESVGNVRVTMEHFEDALSEVNPSVTPETRERYEEIEKQFRRSEVDRTEAEPGAAFQ; this is encoded by the coding sequence ATGAAGCTCACCGTCAAGCCGCTGAAACAGAAGGACGCCGGCCGCCGCCTCGCGGCGATCGACCGCGTCGCGGCCGACGAGCTGGGCCTCTCCGGCGGGGACATCGTCCGCGTCGAGGGCGCCGACGGGGCCGCGGTCGCCCGCGTCTGGCCCGGCTACCCCGAGGACGACGGCACCGGCGTGATCCGCATCGACGGCCGCCTCCGACAGGAGGCCGACGTGGGGATCGACGACCGCGTGACCGTCGAGGACGTCGACGTCTCGCGGGCGGACGCGGTGACGATCGCCTTCCCGAGCCAGCTGCGGGTGCGGGGCCAGATCGCCCCGTTCATCCGCGACAAGCTCTCCGGACAGCCGGTGACCGAGGGACAGACGATCCGGACCTCCCTCGGCTTCGGGCTGATGGGCGGCCAGTCGCAGGCGGTGCCGATGAAGATCGCGGAGACGAGCCCCGGCGGCACGGTCGTCATCACCGACGAGACGGAGATCAGCATCTCCGAGATCTCCGCCGAGGAGATCGCCGACCGCGACGACGCCGCGGGCGGGACCGGCGAGGGCCCCGACGTCACCTACGAGGACATCGGCGGGCTCGACGACGAGCTAGAGCAGGTCCGCGAGATGATCGAGCTGCCGATGCGGCACCCGGAGCTGTTCAAGCGCCTCGGTATCGACCCCCCGAAGGGCGTCCTGCTCCACGGGCCGCCGGGCACCGGGAAGACGCTGATCGCGAAGGCGGTCGCCAACGAGATCGACGCCAACTTCCACACGATCTCCGGCCCGGAGATCATGTCGAAGTACTACGGCGAGAGCGAAGAGCAGCTCCGCGAGGTGTTCGAGGAGGCGTCCGAGGAGTCGCCCTCGATCATCTTCATGGACGAGCTCGACTCCATCGCGCCCAAGCGCGAGGAGGCCGGCGGCGACGTAGAGCGCCGCGTCGTGGCCCAACTGCTCTCGCTGATGGACGGGCTCGAAGAGCGCGGCGAGGTCGTCGTCATCGGGGCGACGAACCGCGTCGACGCCATCGACCAGGCGCTCCGACGGGGCGGCCGCTTCGACCGCGAGATCGAGGTCGGCGTCCCCGACCGCGACGGCCGCAAGGAGATCCTTCAGGTCCACACGCGGAACATGCCGCTGACCGACGGGATCGACTTAGACGAGTACGCCGAGAACACCCACGGCTTCGTCGGGGCCGACTTAGAGTCGCTCGCGAAGGAGTCCGCGATGCACGCGCTGCGCCGGATCCGCCCGGAGATCGACCTCGAAAGCGACGAGATCGACGCCGACGTGCTGAACAGCATTCAGGTGACCGAGGCGGACTTCAAGGAGGCGATAAAGGGAATCGAGCCCTCCGCGTTACGGGAGGTGTTCGTGGAGGTCCCCGACACCACCTGGGAGGACGTGGGCGGCCTCGAGGACACCAAAGAGCGGCTCCGCGAGACGATCCAGTGGCCCCTGGAGTACCCCGAGGTGTTCGAGGAGCTGGACATGCAGGCCGCGAAGGGCGTCCTGATGTACGGCCCGCCGGGCACGGGGAAGACCCTGCTCGCGAAGGCCGTCGCCAACGAGAGCGAGTCGAACTTCATCTCGATCAAGGGGCCGGAGCTGCTGAACAAGTACGTGGGCGAGTCCGAGAAGGGCGTCCGCGAGGTGTTCAGCAAGGCCCGGGAGAACGCGCCGACGATCGTGTTCTTCGACGAGATCGACTCGATCGCCACCGAGCGCGGGAAGAACTCCGGCGACTCCGGCGTCGGTGAACGCGTCGTCTCCCAGCTCCTGACGGAGCTTGACGGCCTCGAATCGCTGGAGGACGTGGTTGTCATCGCGACGACGAACCGCCCGGACCTCATCGACTCGGCGCTGCTGCGCCCCGGACGCTTAGACCGGCACGTCCACGTGCCCGTCCCCGACGAGACGGCGCGCCGCCGGATCTTCGAGGTCCACACGCGGGACAAGCCGCTGGCGGACGACGTCGACCTCGACGCGCTGGCGCGCAAGACCGACGGGTACGTCGGCGCCGACATCGAAGCGGTCGCCCGCGAGGCGTCGATGAACGCCTCCCGAGAGTTCATCGGCAGCGTCACGCGCGAGGAGGTGGGCGAGTCCGTCGGCAACGTCCGCGTGACGATGGAGCACTTCGAGGACGCGCTGAGCGAGGTCAACCCCAGCGTCACCCCGGAGACGCGCGAGCGCTACGAGGAGATAGAAAAGCAGTTCAGGCGGTCCGAGGTGGACCGCACCGAGGCCGAACCGGGCGCCGCGTTCCAGTAG